A single Xiphias gladius isolate SHS-SW01 ecotype Sanya breed wild chromosome 22, ASM1685928v1, whole genome shotgun sequence DNA region contains:
- the irx2a gene encoding iroquois-class homeodomain protein IRX-2a, translating to MSYPQGYLYQPPGSLALYSCPAYGASALAAPRNEDLARSSSGSAFSPYPGSAAFSASAGAGFSSPLSYSADPTTGFPSYMSSPYDAHTTGMAGALSYHPYGSPGYPYQLNDPAYRKNATRDATATLKAWLQEHRKNPYPTKGEKIMLAIITKMTLTQVSTWFANARRRLKKENKMTWAPRNKSEDEDEEDGDGERKEVERSEKTLDNSEASAEDEGISLHVDTLTDHSCSAESDGEKVSCRVGELGSDQAGDKCDEDGEDQNHEPRVQLSPKPVTSSPLTGVEAPVLSHHQHHHHHHLHHLHHLHSQREDLARSLVNSHNISTSKSSSCLDSRPSSGAPQNPTVKPKLWSLAEIATSDEKQQHQQQQLAQPGQPNCPSSSGGLLTPPTPSTTSPAASSPSLYPAPSILGRPIYYTSPFYSNYTNYGNFSPLQGQGILRYTNSSGVSLAAAAAAAAAAAAANEGLSSSHQALEAGANPKHRPDSPLVKNNPNQLVVVEQQQQQQQQQQQQQQHFRAANLEAKKGT from the exons ATGTCCTATCCTCAGGGTTACCTCTACCAGCCCCCGGGCTCTCTGGCTCTCTATTCGTGTCCGGCTTACGGGGCCTCGGCTCTGGCTGCCCCGCGGAACGAAGACTTGGCGAGGTCGTCATCGGGCTCAGCCTTCAGCCCTTACCCTGGATCGGCTGCTTTCTCCGCCTCGGCCGGTGCAGGCTTCTCCAGTCCACTGTCATACTCCGCGGATCCAACGACTGGATTCCCATCCTACATG AGCTCTCCATATGACGCACACACGACCGGCATGGCGGGGGCATTAAGTTACCACCCATACGGGAGTCCAGGGTATCCCTACCAACTCAACGACCCGGCTTACCGCAAAAACGCCACCAGGGACGCCACGGCCACCCTGAAGGCCTGGCTGCAGGAGCACAGGAAGAACCCGTACCCGACGAAAGGGGAAAAGATCATGCTGGCTATTATCACCAAGATGACCCTGACGCAGGTCTCCACCTGGTTCGCCAACGCCAGGCGGAGGCTCAAGAAGGAGAACAAGATGACCTGGGCGCCCAGGAATAAGAGCGAAGACGAGGACGAGGAGGACGGGGACggggagaggaaggaggtggAGCGCTCTGAAAAAACCCTGGATAACAGCGAGGCTTCAGCGGAGGATGAAG GTATCAGCTTGCACGTCGACACCCTGACGGACCACTCCTGCTCCGCAGAGTCTGACGGGGAGAAGGTCAGCTGTCGTGTGGGGGAGCTGGGCTCTGACCAAGCCGGCGACAAATGCGACGAGGACGGCGAGGACCAGAACCACGAGCCGCGGGTTCAGCTCTCGCCCAAACCCGTCACATCGTCGCCCCTAACGGGAGTGGAAGCGCCGGTTCTCAGTCACCACcaacaccatcatcaccaccacctccatcatctccaccacctccacagCCAGCGCGAGGATTTGGCCCGGAGCCTCGTAAACAGCCACAATATTAGCACCAGTAAATCGTCCTCATGCCTTGATAGCAGACCTTCTTCCGGGGCGCCCCAGAACCCTACAGTCAAGCCCAAACTGTGGTCGCTGGCGGAGATTGCTACCTCGGACGAAaagcagcaacatcagcaacaGCAACTGGCGCAGCCCGGGCAACCAAATTGCCCCTCCTCCAGCGGTGGCCTCCTCACTCCACCCACGCCCTCCACCACCTCCCCGGCTGCCAGTTCCCCCTCCCTCTACCCGGCCCCCTCCATCCTTGGAAGACCTATTTATTACACTTCTCCCTTTTATAGCAATTACACAAACTATGGCAACTTCAGCCCCCTGCAGGGCCAAGGGATCCTGCGGTACACGAATTCATCTGGAGTGAGTCtggctgctgccgccgccgccgccgccgccgccgctgctgcaaACGAGGGTCTCAGCTCCTCTCACCAGGCTCTGGAGGCGGGCGCAAACCCCAAACACAGGCCAGACTCTCCCCTcgttaaaaataatccaaaccAGCTTGTTGTTgtcgagcagcagcagcagcagcagcagcagcagcagcaacaacagcagcatttcaGAGCCGCAAATTTAGAAGCAAAGAAAGGTACGTAA